Below is a genomic region from Eulemur rufifrons isolate Redbay chromosome 24, OSU_ERuf_1, whole genome shotgun sequence.
AGGCCTTGCCGCACTCGGGGCAGGCGTAGGGCCGCTCGCCCGTGTGCGTGCGCTGGTGCAGGGTGAGGGACGAGCCCTGGCTGAAGGCCTTGCCGCACTCACCGCACTTGTAGGGCCGCTCCCCAGTGTGGATCTTCTGATGCTCGATGAGGGAGGACACGTGGCTGAAGGCAGCGCCGCACTGCAGGCACTTGTAGGGCCGCTCCCCGGTGTGCACAAAGTGGtgctggaggaggtgggagcGGTTGCTGAAGCGCTTGCCGCAGTCCTGGCACGTGTAGGGCCGCTCGCCGGTATGTGTGCGCTGGTGCTGCGTCAGGTGTGACACCTGCGTGAAGGCCTTGGCGCACTGGCTGCAGGCATAAGGCTTCTCGCCCGTGTGGATGCGCCGGTGCTCCGCCAGCGAGGCGCTCTGGCTGAAGGGCGCGCCGCAGTCCGGGCAGGTGTAGGGCTTCTCACCCGTGTGCACGCGCCGGTGCTGCGTCAGGTGCGCGATCTGCGTGAAGGCCTTGGCGCACTGGCCGCAGCGGTACGGCTTCTCTTCGGTGTGGATGCGCTGGTGGCGGATGAGCGCCGAGGAGAAGCGGAACGCCTTGGCGCACTCTGCGCACTCGTAGGGCTTCTCGCCAGTGTGAATGCGCTGGTGCTCGATCAGGGACGAGCGGTTGCGGAACGTCTTGGCGCACTGGACGCACGCGTAGGGCCGCTCGCCCGTGTGCACTCGCCGGTGCTGGGTCAGGTGCGTGACACGCGTGAAGGCCTTGCCGCAGTCGGCGCAGCGGTGCGGCTTCTCGCCCGTGTGCGTGCGCCAGTGGGACACCAGGTAGGAGCCCTGGCTGAAGGCCTTGCCGCACTCATGGCACGCGTAGGGCTTCTCCCCCGTGTGCGTGCGCTGGTGCAGGGTCAGGTGCACGCTCTGGCTGAAGGCCTTGCCGCACTCGGGGCACGCGAACGGCTTCTCCCCGGTGTGGATTCTTTGGTGCAAGATGAACGCCGAGCAGTAGCTGAAGGCCTTTCCGCAGTCCTCGCATTTCCATGGCTTCTTGGGGCTGCCACCTTTCTCCCCCTGGCCAGTGTCTGAATGCTTCTGCTTCGGGTTCTTGGTTGGCACACCGCACCTCTGGGGCCTGCTGTCACCGGGGGCCGTGGCTTGGGGAGCAGCAGGACCCGATGTGGTTCTTGAGATTTGGTTGAGTTCATTGCGTTCCTGGATGCCGTCCCCTGCAGGGTCTCCCTTGTGGGCCACTGCCTCTGGCTCCAGACAGCTTTCCAGGTTTTCCTGAGGGTCTGTGAACTGATCCTCGTGTTTCCAGGTTCTTTCCAACTCTGAGCCCTGGAGGGTGAGGCTCAAAAGTCCCTCCATCCCTGCTCCCTCAGCTGCTGTCTTAAATTCACATCTCTTCTCTGggtctaaaagaaaagaaagaaaaaagaagttaacGTTGTTACTTGCCCTGGGTTGGAAAAAAGGCTAACAAATGGACTAGGAAGGATTTAGTGCGGGGTCCCTGGACCTCAGAACCACTGACATTTTGGGTCTGATAATTTTTTGTCGTTGGGCCTCACTGTGTGTTATAGGATGCTGAGCAGTGTCCCTGGTCTCTTCACACTGGATGCCAGgaacaccccacccccaccccagttgtgacaatcaaaatgcttccagacattgccaagtgtcccctgggTACAAAACTGTCCCTGGTTGGGAATCGTTGATTTAAtggaactgaaaataaatttagaagatccctacaggctgggtgcggtggttcaggcctgtaatcctagcattctggaaggccaaggtaggaggatcactcaaggtcaggagttcgagaccagcctgagtaagagcaagactccatctctactaaaaatagaaagaaattatctggatagctaaaaatatatagaaaaaattagctgggcatggtggcacatgcctgtagtcccagctactcgggaggctgaggcagtaggattgcttgagcccaggagtttgaggttgctgtgagctaggctgatgccacggcactctagctcaggcaacagaacgagactgtctcaaaaataaataataaatagaaataaaaatgaaatagaaataaaaaggaagatcCCTGCAAAAAAAACATGAATCTGTCAGAACTTAAATGTACCCTGTAATCTAgtgctatgggctgaattatgtcccctCAAAActcctatgttgaagccctcacCCACAAGGTGATgctatttggaggtggggcctttgggaggtgattagggttagatgaggtcatgagggtggggcccccatgatgggattagtgtttttgtaagaggaagagacaccagagctcgCTCTCTGCCAGGTGAGCACAAGCAAAAGGGGGCCATCTAAAAGCCAGGACAAGAGCCCTCACCAGCACCCAACTGTAGGAGCAGGAGCTATGAACTGGCTGTTTCCTTGATGCTGAATGGGTGTGGACGAAGGA
It encodes:
- the ZNF835 gene encoding LOW QUALITY PROTEIN: zinc finger protein 835 (The sequence of the model RefSeq protein was modified relative to this genomic sequence to represent the inferred CDS: deleted 2 bases in 1 codon), translating into MEGLLSLTLQGSELERTWKHEDQFTDPQENLESCLEPEAVAHKGDPAGDGIQERNELNQISRTTSGPAAPQATAPGDSRPQRCGVPTKNPKQKHSDTGQGEKGGSPKKPWKCEDCGKAFSYCSAFILHQRIHTGEKPFACPECGKAFSQSVHLTLHQRTHTGEKPYACHECGKAFSQGSYLVSHWRTHTGEKPHRCADCGKAFTRVTHLTQHRRVHTGERPYACVQCAKTFRNRSSLIEHQRIHTGEKPYECAECAKAFRFSSALIRHQRIHTEEKPYRCGQCAKAFTQIAHLTQHRRVHTGEKPYTCPDCGAPFSQSASLAEHRRIHTGEKPYACSQCAKAFTQVSHLTQHQRTHTGERPYTCQDCGKRFSNRSHLLQHHFVHTGERPYKCLQCGAAFSHVSSLIEHQKIHTGERPYKCGECGKAFSQGSSLTLHQRTHTGERPYACPECGKAFSNRSYLVQHHIVHTGEKPYECGGCGKAFSFSSALIRHQRTHGDKKPYSCGQCGHLCPAPTPDSTPERSQGGEACRQWRPRRNPPGPAED